One Bacteroidota bacterium genomic window, GATATCCGGCAAGACCAATCATACTTTCTGAAATTTTATAAAAGATTACAGGGTATTGTTTACCAAAATTCTTCAGTCATTTCACAGAAAAAGAATATAAAGTCAAACACTTTGTTAAGCGGCTCTATTGCCAAAGGAAAATTTACAAGAAATCTTATTGAAGGATTAGAAGGTAACCAGGGGCCATATCGTTTGCGTGGTGCAAATAATGAATTTTATTTTATTGTATTACCCAATACTGAAAGGGTTTTTATAGATGGTGTGTTGTTGCAAAGGGGAGAAGACCAGGATTATGTTATCAATTACAATACAGCCGAAGTAACATTTACTCCGCGTCGCATGATCACAAAAGACAGCCGTATACAGGTAGAGTTTGAATATGCAGACAGGAACTATTTAAATGCAAATCTTTATGTATCGCAGGAATTTGTGATCAATAACAAACTCGCTATGCGGGTTGGATTTTTTAATAACAGCGACTCAAAAAATTCTCCTATTAACCAGGAACTGGATAATGTACAGAAACAGTTTCTTTCATCTATTGGTGACAGTATTCAGAATGCCTATTATCCTTCTGCCACTATCGACACATTTGCAGCAGGTAAAATTTTGTATGAAAAGATAATTGTAACCCCGGGCATTGATTCTTTTTATAAATATTCCACCAACCAGGTACTGGCAACTTATTCATTGAACTTTCTTGATGTGGGTATTGGGCTGGGAAATTATATTCCTGATTTTAACGGTGCAAATGGTAAAGTATATAAATATGTACCGCCGATCGGTAGTCTAAAGCAAGGAAGATATGAACCGGTTATATTACTCGTCACACCCAAGAAGCAGCAGATGATGAATCTCGGCATTGATTACCTTCTTTCCAAAACGACAAAACTGAAAACTGAAATAGCTGTGAGCAATTATGATCCAAATACTTTTTCAACAAAAGATAATGGCGATGATAAAGGAATCGCAGCAAAATTTCAATTAGAAAATAATAAAACATATAATAATTCACGGCAACTCACTCTCACTACAAAACTGGATTATGAATTTGTACAATCAAAGTTCAAGCCCCTTGAACGGTTAAGAGGAGTAGAGTTTTCAAGAGATTGGGGATTGCCGATCTTTCTTTTACCTGCCGACGAGCATATCATCCGGGCTTCCGCAGGATTAAAAGATAAAAACAGTCATAGCTTCACTTACAATGCCATCAGCTATAACCGTAGCGATAATTATAATGGTTTTATGCAGACAGCTAATCATATCGTAAATGCGAAAGGCTGGCAAATGAATAACCAGCTTGCATTTACCAGTTTTAATGGAGCAAATGATAAAGGGACTGTGTTCAGACCTGTGATTGATATTAACAAGCAATTTAAAAAGATCAATAATTGGCGAATCGGTATGCGTTATGCACTTGAAGAAAACAAACCCCGGTATAAAGTCACTGATACATTAACACCACTCACTTTTTCTTTTGATATACTATCCGCTTATCTGAAATCCGGCGAGAATAAAAAGAATAAGCATACGGTTACATTCTTTACACGTTCAGATAAATATCCTCTTGGTAAAGAGTTGTCCCGCGGCGATAGAAGTTATAACCTGAATTTGCAGACAGAACTAATTTCAAATGAGAACAGGCAACTTTATTTAAACACTACGTTCAGGAAATTAAAAGTGATTGACAGTAAAGTTTCCCGTCAGAAGGAAGATGAAACGATACTCGGTCGTGCTGAATATGTAATGTCAGAATGGAAAGGACTACTGACAGGAAATGTTTTATACGAACTCGGAACAGGGCAGGAGCAACGCCGCGATTTTATTTATTATGAAGTACCGGCGGGTACGGGTCAGTTTGCATGGATCGATTATAATGCCGATGGGGTACAGCAATTAAATGAATTTGAATTAGCAGCATTTCCTGACCAGGCAAAATTTATACGTTTACTTACACCAACAAATGAATATACCAAAGCCAACTATATCACTTTTAATTACAGTCTTAATATCACCCCACGGGCATTGCTTAGTTCCGGAAGCCTGAAAGGCATGAAGAAGTTTGTTTCATTACTTAGCCTACAAACATCTCTACAGATCAGCAACAAAGCTGTTTCAAGCGGTAGTTTTGAATTCAATCCATTCAAGTTTGATGTAGGCGATACTGCATTGATCTCATTATCGAATGTTTTTCTCAATACTATTTCATTTAATCGCTATAGCAATAAATGGGGAATTGATGTTAGCAATCTCAGGAATAACTCGCAATACCTGCTTACGTATGGATATGAAAGTCGAAAGCTTAATAATTGGATTTTAAAATGGCGCTGGAATCTATCACAGTCTTTCAGCTTTGATGTAAATGGAGTAAAAGGATTGAATGCATTATACACGCCAAAATTCAATAACAGGAATTATGAATTAGAAATTTACAGTATAGAGCCACGGTTTTCTTTTATACGTAAAACAAATTTCCGCTTGATCACCAGCTACAAATATGAATCGAAGAAAAACTTACCTGCTTATGGAGGTGAAAAATCAATCTCACATTCTTTGAATGCAGAAGCGAAATACAATATTCTCCAGAACAGTTCTATCAGTGCAAAGTTTACACTGGATAATATAAGTTATAACGACATCCCAAATACAACAGTAAGCTATATTATGCTGAATGGATTATTACCCGGCAGCAATTATATTTGGAACATTACTTTGACAAAACGATTGTTGAATAACCTTGAAATGAATGTACAGTATGACGGAAGAAAACCAGGTAGCTCAAGAACAGTGCATGTAGGTAGGGCAGGAATAACTGCATTATTCTAATCCCCTGTCCCCTAAAGGGGGAACTTAGATTTGAACACTCTTTATAATTTCGAAAAACTTTAGACATGAGGCTTTCCTGGTTCCTGGCTGTTTATTAATTCTGATATTATCGTCAACACCTTTTCGATTTCCAGTTTTATTTGAGCATTTGTAAATCGTAATATCGTAAGGTTTAAATTCTCTAAATCATTTTGTCTTCTGGTGTCATTTTCTTTTACATCCCCTTGTTCATGAATTGGGCCATCAATTTCAATAACTAGTTTTAGCTTATGGCAATAAAAATCTACTATATAATTTGAGATGGGATGTTGTCGTCTAAATTTATAACCAGCAAATGTTTCCTTTAATCGAAGCCAAAACACATTTTCTTCTGCAGTCGTTTTATTTCGTAATTCCTTTGCCTTGGCAAAAATTAATGGATCTGCTTTATAAAACATTCCCCTTTTCATCATTGATAAAGTTCTGAAGAAAAAGGGAAATTTTCGACCTAAGTCTCCCCTTTAGGGGGACAGGGGGTATTTATACATTAAACCTGAAATGCATCACATCACCATCTTTTACGGGATATTCCTTTCCTTCTATTCTTAATTTACCTACTTCGCGACAGGCAGATTCGGAACCATATTGTATATAATCATCATAGCCTATCACTTCGGCTTTAATAAATCCTTTTTCAAAATCGGTATGAATAACACTGGCAGCTTGAGGAGCTTTCCATCCTTCATGAATTGTCCAAGCCCTTACTTCCTGCACACCGGCAGTGAAATATGTATAGAGGCCGAGTAATTTATAGGTTGCATGTATCAACCTGTCCAATGCAGGTTCTTTCATTTTATATTCGTCCATAAATAATTCTTTGTCCTCTGCACTCTCCAGTTCAGATATTTGTGCTTCGATAGAATTATTCATGATAATAACTTCTGCTTTCTCGTTCTTAACAGCCTCTTTCAATGCTTCAGAATATTTATTCCCGGTATGCATTGAAGCTTCATCTACATTAGCCACATATAAAACCGGTTTATCTGTCAGCAGGAATAGATCAGCTATCGCCACTTTTTCTTCTTTGTCTAATTGCAATTCACGGATGCTTCTTCCTTTTTCCAAATGTTCTTTACATCTTATCAATATTTCCAGTTCAGCCTTGAATTTCGGATCCAGCTTTATTTGCTTTTCTGTTTTCTGAATTTTCTTTTCAACACCATCAAGGTCTTTCAATTGCAGTTCTGTATCGATTATATCTTTATCACCAACAGGGTTAATGGCGCCTTCATCACGCAAAACATTTTCATCTTCGAAGCAACGGATCACATGAATAATAGCATCAACTTCCCGGATATTAGCAAGGAATTTATTTCCGAGTCCTTCACCTTTACTGGCTCCTTTTACCAATCCTGCGATATCAACTATTTCAAGTTGCGTAGGTACGATTCGGTTAGGCTTTACCAGTTCAGCTAGTTTATTTAAACGCGGATCTGGTACATCTACCAAACCAACATTAGGTTCGATGGTACAGAAACGATAATTACTTGCCTGTGCTTTAGCACTGTTGCTTACAGCATTAAACAAAGTTGATTTTCCAACATTCGGTAATCCTACAATACCTGCTTGAAGTCCCATAATTCGATTTCAGATTTTTAATTACAGTCCCGATAACCATCGGGATAAGATTAGTTACTTGGTCTGCTTTTTTTAAGGCGGCAAAGATAAGCTTCGACAGCGTAGTGGCGAAATGTGAAAAGAAGCTTTTGGATATTCACTGAAAATCAGCAATCTTCAATTCTAAATCAAAAAAACATATGGCTCTCAGCAGAATATGGTCGGCATTTATCATTATTGCAATACTGGTAGCATCATACAAATTCCTGGGAGTGGATGGCAACCAGCAAATATTCTCACAACTGGTAATTGGGAAAAATGGCGATTCAATTAAAGTAAAAGAGTTGGCTGTTGAAAAAACAGACGCTAGCATTGTAAGCGGCCTTGACAGTTTGAAGAGAGTATCACAAAATGGATTGACCTATAAAAAGGAAGGAGACAAAATAATTGCCGTTAAACCACAAAAAGTAAATGGCATTATTGAAACATGCAAGGATGCCGTCAATCTTTGCCTGGGTTTGATAGGAGCAATGGCGTTATTTATGGGTTTTATGGGTATAGCAGAAAAAGCAGGTGGTATACGATTTTTAGCTAGGATCATTGGGCCATTCTTTTCACGCATATTTCCCGGTGTACCTAAAGATCATCCGGCTAACGGCCACATGATGATGAATTTTTCGGCCAATCTTCTTGGATTGGATAATGCAGCCACACCATTCGGCATCAAAGCAATGGAAAGCTTACAGGAACTAAACCCGGATAAAGTAAAAGCATCCAATGCACAAATTATGTTTTTGTGCCTGCATGCTTCGGGACTTACGTTGATCCCGGTAAGTATTATAGCGTTGCGTTCGGCTTCCGGTGCAAGAAATGCCACTGATATTTTTATTCCTTGCATGATCGCCACATTTGCAGCAACAATGGCGGCGATGATAATTGTTTCGTTAAAACAAAAAATAAACCTCTTACAACCGGTAATACTTGCGTGGGTATTGAGTATTTCGGCTATTATAGGATTATTGATCATGTACCTGTCACGTCTTGATAAAACATCACTCGAGCTTTTTTCTGGCACATTTGGAAACGGATTACTGTTATTAATACTGCTACTGATAATATTGGGCGGTGT contains:
- a CDS encoding endonuclease domain-containing protein, which produces MMKRGMFYKADPLIFAKAKELRNKTTAEENVFWLRLKETFAGYKFRRQHPISNYIVDFYCHKLKLVIEIDGPIHEQGDVKENDTRRQNDLENLNLTILRFTNAQIKLEIEKVLTIISELINSQEPGKPHV
- the ychF gene encoding redox-regulated ATPase YchF; protein product: MGLQAGIVGLPNVGKSTLFNAVSNSAKAQASNYRFCTIEPNVGLVDVPDPRLNKLAELVKPNRIVPTQLEIVDIAGLVKGASKGEGLGNKFLANIREVDAIIHVIRCFEDENVLRDEGAINPVGDKDIIDTELQLKDLDGVEKKIQKTEKQIKLDPKFKAELEILIRCKEHLEKGRSIRELQLDKEEKVAIADLFLLTDKPVLYVANVDEASMHTGNKYSEALKEAVKNEKAEVIIMNNSIEAQISELESAEDKELFMDEYKMKEPALDRLIHATYKLLGLYTYFTAGVQEVRAWTIHEGWKAPQAASVIHTDFEKGFIKAEVIGYDDYIQYGSESACREVGKLRIEGKEYPVKDGDVMHFRFNV
- a CDS encoding spore maturation protein → MALSRIWSAFIIIAILVASYKFLGVDGNQQIFSQLVIGKNGDSIKVKELAVEKTDASIVSGLDSLKRVSQNGLTYKKEGDKIIAVKPQKVNGIIETCKDAVNLCLGLIGAMALFMGFMGIAEKAGGIRFLARIIGPFFSRIFPGVPKDHPANGHMMMNFSANLLGLDNAATPFGIKAMESLQELNPDKVKASNAQIMFLCLHASGLTLIPVSIIALRSASGARNATDIFIPCMIATFAATMAAMIIVSLKQKINLLQPVILAWVLSISAIIGLLIMYLSRLDKTSLELFSGTFGNGLLLLILLLIILGGVYKKIDIFSSFIDGAKGGFETAVRIIPYLVGMLVAICMLRISGTFDYIIDAMKYIFASIGTDTRFVDGLPTALVKPFSGGAARGMMADAMSNGNADSFAGRLSCVLQGSSDTTFYVIAVYFGAVGVKNTRYSIGVMLLADLVGIITSILLAYLFFGSSV